Proteins encoded in a region of the Triticum dicoccoides isolate Atlit2015 ecotype Zavitan chromosome 3A, WEW_v2.0, whole genome shotgun sequence genome:
- the LOC119266922 gene encoding threonine--tRNA ligase, mitochondrial 1-like, producing MLICLRRGLSLLRQRQPRLPPRLLLHLSAEPMGDPAVAPDAAYLEAVTQKRIRIFEEIQARQALERLNIGGDPIRVTLPDGAIKEGKKWISTPMDIASGISTGLAASCLIAQVNGVLWDMTRPLEGDCDLKLFKFDSNEGRDTFWHSSAHILGESIERVYGCKLCIGPCTTRGEGFYYDAHYKDLTLNDTHFGLIDKQAKKAVAEKQPFERIEVSRAEALEVFAENEFKVEIINELPEDKTITVYRCGPLVDLCRGPHIPNTSFVKAFACLKASASYWRGKADRESLQRVYGISFPDSKRLKEYQHMIEEAKKRDHRLLGQSQKLFFFHPLSPGSCFFLPNGAIIYNKLMDFLRKEYRERGYQEVLSPNIYNMQLWETSGHAANYKDNMFVFEIEKQEFGLKPMNCPGHCLMFGHEVRSYRELPLRMADFGVLHRNELSGALTGLTRVRRFQQDDAHIFCTESQIKDEVRSCLEFIDYVYKIFGFEYELELSTRPEKYLGDIETWNKAEQQLTEALNEFGKPWKINEADGAFYGPKIDIGVFDALKRKFQCATLQLDFQLPLRFKLTYSAEDEAKLERPVMIHRAILGSVERMFAILLEHYNGKWPLWLSPRQAIVCCVSANSLTYAKEVHAQIRAAGFHVDIDMTDRTIQKKVREAQLAQFNYILVVGAKEAESGKVSLRVRDRADLSTENIADVIARFNDEVASFQ from the exons ATGCTTATCTGCCTCCGACGAGGCCTCTCCCTCCTCCGgcagcgccagccccggctcccgccccgcctcctcctccacctctccgcCGAGCCGATGGGCGACCCGGCCGTCGCGCCGGACGCCGCCTACCTGGAGGCGGTGACGCAGAAGCGGATCCGCATCTTCGAGGAGATCCAGGCCCGGCAGGCCCTCGAGCGCCTCAACATCGGCGGCGACCCCATCAG AGTAACTTTGCCTGATGGTGCGATAAAGGAAGGCAAGAAGTGGATATCGACCCCGATGGATATCGCCTCGGGGATATCAACTGGGCTGGCCGCTAGCTGCCTGATAGCGCAGGTGAATGGTGTGCTCTGGGACATGACGAGGCCATTGGAAGGCGACTGTGACTTGAAGCTGTTCAAGTTCGACAGCAACGAAGGGCGTGACACGTTCTGGCACTCGAGTGCTCATATTCTTGGAGAG TCCATCGAGAGGGTGTATGGCTGCAAGTTGTGCATTGGACCTTGTACTACAAGAGGAGAG GGTTTTTACTACGACGCCCACTACAAGGACTTGACACTGAATGATACACACTTTGGTCTCATTGACAAGCAAGCTAAAAAGGCTGTTGCG GAGAAGCAACCATTTGAACGCATTGAAGTCTCCAGAGCAGAAGCTCTTGAAGTTTTTGCGGAAAATGAATTTAAG GTTGAAATAATTAACGAATTGCCCGAGGACAAGACCATTACAGTATACAGATGTGGTCCTTTGGTCGACCTTTGCCGTGGCCCGCACATCCCAAATACTTCCTTTGTTAAAGCTTTCGCTTGCCTCAAG GCTTCAGCATCATACTGGAGAGGAAAAGCAGACCGTGAAAGCCTGCAGAGAGTATATGGAATCTCTTTCCCTGATTCTAAACGTCTCAAG GAATATCAACATATGATAGAGGAAGCTAAGAAACGCGATCATAGGTTATTGGGGCAGTCCCAGAAACTCTTCTTTTTCCATCCACTTAG CCCAGGTAGCTGCTTCTTCCTTCCAAATGGCGCTATAATATATAACAAATTGATGGATTTTTTGCGCAAGGAGTATAGAGAGAGAGGCTACCAAGAG GTTCTGAgtccaaatatttacaacatgcaaCTTTGGGAAACCTCTGGACATGCTGCAAACTACAAGGACAACATGTTTGTTTTTGAG ATCGAGAAACAAGAATTTGGCCTTAAGCCAATGAATTGTCCTGGCCATTGCCTAATGTTTGGACACGAGGTTCGATCGTATAGAG AGTTGCCTCTCCGCATGGCTGATTTTGGAGTTCTGCACAGAAATGAACTTAGTGGTGCACTTACAGGTTTGACACGTGTCAGAAGATTCCAACAG GACGATGCCCATATTTTTTGCACGGAGAGCCAA ATCAAGGATGAAGTTCGGTCTTGCTTGGAGTTCATTGATTATGTTTATAAAATATTTGGGTTTGAATACGAGCTGGAGTTATCAACG AGACCAGAGAAGTATTTAGGTGACATTGAGACCTGGAACAAAGCAGAGCAACAACTGACAGAAGCATTGAATGAGTTTGGGAAGCCATGGAAG ATAAATGAAGCAGATGGTGCTTTCTATGGCCCGAAAATAGATATTGGTGTGTTTGATGCCCTCAAGAGGAAATTTCAGTGTGCAACTCTACAG CTCGATTTTCAGCTGCCACTTCGCTTCAAGTTGACTTATTCTGCAGAGGACGAAGCCAAGCTTGAGAGGCCTGTAATGATACACAGGGCAATACTAGGATCAGTTGAAAGGATGTTTGCCATTCTTTTGGAGCACTATAACGGTAAATGGCCGTTGTGGTTAAGCCCCCGACAAGCCATTGTTTGCTGTGTATCTGCCAATTCACTAACATATGCAAAAGAG GTTCATGCTCAGATACGTGCAGCTGGTTTTCATGTTGACATTGACATGACTGATAGAACAATTCAAAAGAAG GTGCGGGAGGCTCAGTTAGCCCAATTCAACTATATTCTAGTCGTCGGCGCAAAAGAGGCAGAGTCTGGAAAG GTCTCTCTGAGGGTAAGAGACAGGGCAGACCTATCCACAGAGAACATTGCTGACGTCATCGCACGTTTTAATGATGAAGTTGCGTCTTTCCAGTGA
- the LOC119266923 gene encoding probable tRNA-splicing endonuclease subunit Sen2 yields MDMSGPRWKKGKDGKDFAALAAAQPMSSIVAKLQSSLEGSKLVATLSSRGGDAVLGVNPQEAALLNRAAFGRALENVGAEKQWFQLGAEEVFYLHHALECIVVESANKDLMSQGELWDHLCSASESFPEMYRAYSHLRSKNWVVRSGLQYGTDFVAYRHHPALVHSEFAVVVVPEGSGFGGRCGRLKVWSDLLCALRASGSVAKTLLVLTISSNVCELRSPDCLERLVVHERTITRWIAQQCREQRCKPCREEAYTEEQDHAGETVVFNYWGLVLGFTVLSSLLVYKLRFRQSS; encoded by the coding sequence ATGGACATGTCTGGTCCAAGATGGAAGAAGGGCAAAGACGGCAAGGATTTCGCAGCTCTGGCAGCAGCCCAACCCATGTCAAGCATTGTTGCCAAGCTCCAGTCTTCACTGGAAGGATCAAAGCTCGTGGCGACTTTATCTAGCAGGGGCGGGGATGCGGTTCTTGGCGTGAACCCGCAGGAAGCCGCGCTTCtgaaccgcgccgcctttggccggGCACTGGAAAATGTCGGGGCCGAGAAACAGTGGTTCCAGCTGGGCGCTGAGGAGGTCTTCTACCTTCACCATGCTTTGGAGTGCATCGTGGTCGAGTCGGCGAACAAGGATCTGATGAGCCAAGGGGAGCTGTGGGATCACTTGTGCTCCGCATCAGAGTCGTTTCCTGAGATGTACAGGGCGTACTCGCATCTCAGGTCGAAGAACTGGGTGGTGCGGTCAGGTTTGCAGTATGGTACGGATTTCGTCGCTTACCGTCATCACCCCGCGCTCGTCCACTCGGAGTTTGCTGTGGTTGTGGTTCCGGAAGGATCGGGGTTCGGCGGTAGGTGTGGCCGCCTGAAGGTGTGGTCTGATCTACTGTGCGCGCTCCGAGCTTCTGGCAGTGTGGCCAAGACGCTGCTGGTTCTGACAATCTCCAGCAATGTCTGTGAACTGAGATCCCCAGATTGTTTGGAACGGTTGGTTGTTCATGAAAGAACTATTACAAGGTGGATAGCCCAGCAGTGCCGTGAGCAGCGATGTAAACCGTGCAGAGAAGAAGCATATACGGAAGAACAAGATCACGCAGGAGAAACTGTAGTGTTCAACTATTGGGGTCTAGTACTAGGTTTCACAGTTCTTTCTAGCCTGCTTGTATACAAGCTGAGATTCCGACAATCAAGCTAA